DNA from Rhodobacteraceae bacterium M382:
CGTCGCCGGCTGTTCGGCCTGGGATTGGTCGCCCGATTGCGCGGGTGCCAGGAACATGGGAGTGGCGGCAACCTCGGCTTCAGCCTGCGCCGTCACCATTGTGTCCTGATCTCCGGCAACCTGCGTGCCGGCCCCAGAATCGCCTGCAGGTACCGATTGCACGATGACCGCGACGACAAACGCCAGAAATTCAAACATGATCCCAATCCTCCTGCTCCGGGCCGGAGCCTTGTCCGGGGTATCCCCAAAAAATTCACATCCGGGGCTACGCGGGGTTTTGGACTGCGCACTCCCGTCTTATACTGCCTGCCAGAGCAGGGACCGCATCGCAAAACAGCGGCTGGTAATCAGTATGGCAAGAAAACAGGCTACGCGCCAATCCTTCAATATCCTGATTGTCGGGCAATCCGGGCGGCTACAATATGAAGCCATCCTGTTTGCAGCCTCTTTGCGCCAGTATTCCCCCGGCTTTCAGGGCCGGTTGTTTGTGGCTGTCCCACAACCTGGCCCCCTGTGGGACACTGACCCGTCAATCCGCAGCAAAGAGGTGTTGGGGATTTTGGAGGCTCTGGGGGCCGAGATTCTGCCGTTCAAGAACAAGGTTTTTGGCAAACCCTATCCCAATGGCAACAAGATCGAAGCGCTGATGTCGATGCCAGAACGCGAACCCTTCGTGTTCTTTGACACCGACACGCTGATCACCGGCGAGCTGAGCGACGTGCCCTTTGACTTCAAACGCCCGGGGGCCTCGCTGCGCCGCGAAGGCACCTGGCCCAAGCCGACGCTGTATGGTCCAGGATACCACGGCATCTGGCAGTCGCTGTATCAGCGTTTTGGGCTGGATTTCGAATCCAGCCTCGATCTGAGCCAACCGGATGAATATTGGCGACGGTATCTGTATTTCAATGCGGGTTATTTCTTTGGGGCCTGCCCGCGCGCGTTTGGCAAACGATTTCTGGTGTATGCCCAATCGATCCTGACCACCCCCCCGATCGAACTGGTGGGGCAAACGTTGGACCCCTGGTTGGACCAGGTGGCGCTGCCGCTGGTCATTCACTCCTTTGGTGGCGGACGCGACGCATTGCCTGATGGGTATCTGGATGGCACCGTGAGTTGTCATTACCGGCATCTACCGCTGCTTTATGCGCGCGAGAGCGATCATGTTGTCGACGTGCTGGAAACCATTACGGCACCCAATCGGATCAAGAAGGTGCTCAAATCCTATGACCCGATCAAACGCATGATCTTTCAGGGGCGCGGCCACAAGGTCCGGGCGATGTTCGATCAGGACAATCTGCCCCGACGGGAACAGGCCATTCGCAACAGGATCAAATCCAACGGATTCTGGATGCGGTGAAATCGGGGGCTCTGCCCCCCGACACAGCCAGTGGCTGTGTCTCCCCCCGAGGTATTTCAACCAGAAAGAAGCAGATCCCCACAGCACGAAAAACGAATGTTCCCAATGCAGCTGTGATGTCAGACAAATATTCCTGTTTGCACTGATTGTGTTGTGTCCGAAAATCGGGTGTCCTACACCGAATTCACCATTTTCATAGGGAGATACTTCGCATGACCGACGGACCCACCCACGGTTTTGATACATTGCAAATTCACGCCGGGGCCCGCCCTGACCCGGCCACCGGTGCCCGCCAGACACCCATCTATCAGACCACAGCCTATGTGTTTCGGGATGCCGATCATGCGGCGGCGTTGTTCAACCTTCAGGAAGTCGGGTTCATCTATTCCCGCCTGACCAATCCGACCGTGGCGGTTTTGCAGGAACGGATTGCCACCCTGGAAGGTGGTGTCGGTGCTGTCTGCTGTTCATCGGGTCATGCGGCGCAGATCATGGCGCTGTTTCCGCTGATGCAGCCCGGCTGCAACGTCGTGGCCTCGACCCGTCTGTATGGTGGCACCGTCACGCAGCTGAGCCAGACGATCAAGCGGTTCGGCTGGTCGGCGAAATTCGTCGATACCGATGATCTGGACGCGGTGCGCGATGCCATCGATGAAAACACACGCGCTGTGTTCTGTGAATCCATCGCCAACCCGGGTGGGTATGTGACCGACATTCGCGCGGTGGCTGATGTAACGGACGCAGCAGGCATTCCGCTGATTGTCGACAACACGTCGGCCACACCCTATCTGTGCCGCCCGATCGAACAGGGTGCCACCCTGGTGGTGCATTCGACCACCAAATATCTGACCGGAAACGGCACAGTCACCGGGGGCTGTGTGGTGGATTCTGGCAACTTTGACTGGTCGGCCAACGACAAGTTCCCGTCGCTGAGCGCACCGGAACCGGCCTATCACGGGTTGAAGTTTCACGAAACCTTTGGCGGGTTGGCGTTCACCTTTCACGGTATTGCCATCGGATTGCGCGATCTGGGCATGACCATGAACCCGCAGGCAGCGCATTATACATTGATGGGGATTGAAACCCTGTCGTTGCGGATGCAGCGCCATTGTGAAAACGCCAAAACGGTCGCCTCCTGGTTGGAAGCCGATGACCGGGTCGACTATGTGACCTATGCCGGGCTGGACTCTTCGCCCTACGCCGAGCGTGCCAAGACCTGTTATCCCAAAGGCACCGGGGGATTGTTCACTTTTGCGGTCAAGGGCGGTTATGACGCCTGTGTCAAACTGGTCAATGCGCTGGAGATCTTTAGCCACGTGGCCAACCTGGGCGACACGCGGTCATTGATCATCCATTCGGCATCGACCACGCACCGGCAACTGACCCCGGAACAGCAGGAAGCCGCCGGCGCAGGTGCCAATGTGGTGCGGGTGTCGATCGGGATCGAAAACGCCGAAGATCTGATCGCGGATCTGGATCAGGCATTGACCCAAGCCTGCAGCTGATCTGGTCCCTGGCTTGATTGAAAAGGCCGGGCTGGGTGCTGACGCATGCCACCCAGTGGAACACTTCCACCATCATGCCTGCCGCGGAAACGCGGCAGGCTGTTGATTTATTATGAGATTTAGTTGCCCCCGGATTACTGCATTTGAAACAAGGGCGCGGAAAAAGTTTCGTACGCATCAGGCAGCATTCAGCCCAAAGAAAAACACCCAAGCCTCACGCCGGACCAGATGGTGACCGCCGCCAAGCATGGTCCAGGTGCATACCCGCGAGGGAAGGTCTGCGAGAGCGAATTCTCGCCCGTATCGCCCGCGCCTCTCGATCAGGAGGTCGAGCGGCGCGGGCGATCATGCTGGTATTCTGGGCGGCCCCGCCTGTGGTGCCTGTGGCACGCGCATTCTTGCGGCTCCGAACGAGGTCTCGCCGAATGGCACACATCAGCGGACCCGGGACAGCAAAGGCAAGGCCACCGGGAAGAAGGCAACACCGGCACCGTCCGCGCCCTGCACACGCCTTGCAAGGGCAAGAAGGGTGCCCGATCGTCGATCTCGCTTCTACACGCCGGGCAAAAAACCACCTCGGACAACCGGCGCGCACCTTCATGAACGTGCCATGGGACCGCCTCGGCCGGGCGGTCAGAGCTGGTAGCAGAGGCACCCGGGTTGGGTTCAGGGAGCTCTGTTCAATCCCGCGATGTTGATCTCGATCCTCAACATCTTCCGGATCAACCACAACGTCTTCGAACCGAAAGGGGTCTACGGTGCCATACAATGAAATCGACAACATTGGGAAAGCCGCAAAACTGATGCCGCGCTCCCTCGGCTTCCCGGGAACAGACGAGTGTATCCAGATACCGACTCGTGCACGACGTTCACCACAGACCCGCACGCCCGCAATGCGCCACGAGCTGGACGCGCGCAAGCGGCGGAAGGTGAAGATGGGCCGGATCTCTACTGCGTGTTCTAACGACCCAGGTTTTAAGCTGGCACAAAAGTTGGTTCCACGCTGGACCAGTCATGGAAAGCGCCCGCAAGCAAAGCGGAAATCCCGTCGACGGATCAATTGGAAATCGTCGCCCCGCCCCCGGAAGTCGTCGCGATTCCCGATATCTTGATCGTACCGCACAACTTGCAATCCAATCAGGAGCCGGAGCCGGGTCAAACCCGATCCCGCCAGAACTCATCTTGTTGTACGGCGCGTATTTCACATCACAAGAGTGGCTGCGATGAAACTCATCGCGGCCACTCATTGCCTGGGTCGCCCTTTATGCTGTGCGTCCCACCAGCCGGAATACGCCAGCATGGTGGTCGGCCTTTTTGGTTCGATCCGGGGACAGGGTCATTCCAGATCCAGAATGTCGAACACCATATTGACGCTGACGCTGACAGACATTTCACCGGCAGCGATGGCGGTGCCAGCTTTGCGGGCTGACATGGCTGCCTGCATTGGCAGGACACGCCCGTCAAAGCCTTCGGTGATTGACGAAACCAATCCCAGCGCAACCCCAGAGGCCTCGGCCAGTTCCCGTGCCTTGACCTGTGCATCCCGAACGGCCAAAGCACGGGCCTGCGATTCCAGCGGTCCTGGATCTTGAATTCCGAACTGCAACCCATTGAATTCATTTGCACCCGAGCCGACAACCGCATCCAGAACCGGCCCCAGCCGCTCCAGATCCAGAACCCGGACAGATACGGCGTTTGAGGCGGCAAACCCGGTGATCTCAGGCGGGCTGTCAGTGTCGCGGCGTTGGTTGGACCAGATCGGGTGCAGCGTCACCCGGCTGGTCTGTATCTGACGCGGCTCAAGCCCCAGATCCTGCAGCTGTTGCAACATCTCACCCATGGCAGCCGAAACCTCAGCCATCGCCTGTCCGGCGTCCTGATGATCGTGGGTCACGCCCAGAGTAATGGTGGCCATATCCGGAGCGGCTTCGACCTGGCCTTGACCCGAAACGGTGATCACGCGGGGGCTGTCGCCTGCCATCGCTGGTGTCATTGCTGCCGCAGTCAGAGCCGCAGTCAAAGCTCCGGTCAGAGCCGTTGCCATCAATGTTTTCTGTATCACTTGGATCAATCTCCTGTTGTGCCTTCAACACATGGGGGCGGTCCCCCGCCTTCGGCAAGAGTTGCGACCGTGTTTTCCTTTTCCTCGGCAAACTCCTGCTTTATGATTGCGCAACAGGTGACACTGGTTTGCAAAAACCGATTGGATAAGCTGGTTTGGACGGTTTGGATCATAACATGAGACCGGGTTTTGCCCTGTCGCTTTCCTTTGACGGGATTTCGTTGCTGCATCGGGCGGCAGGCGGATGGCGCTTGGTTGGCGAGGTCGGGCTGGACACTGAGGATCTGGCCAACGATCTGGCGCAATTGCGCACAGATGCCGAGCGGCTGGAACCGGGGCGTATTACCTGCAAGGTCATCATCCCCAACGAGCAGATCAAATACCTGTCGGTGCCCACCGGGGATCTGGACCGGTCTGCGCGCGAAGACAT
Protein-coding regions in this window:
- a CDS encoding O-acetylhomoserine aminocarboxypropyltransferase/cysteine synthase, with translation MTDGPTHGFDTLQIHAGARPDPATGARQTPIYQTTAYVFRDADHAAALFNLQEVGFIYSRLTNPTVAVLQERIATLEGGVGAVCCSSGHAAQIMALFPLMQPGCNVVASTRLYGGTVTQLSQTIKRFGWSAKFVDTDDLDAVRDAIDENTRAVFCESIANPGGYVTDIRAVADVTDAAGIPLIVDNTSATPYLCRPIEQGATLVVHSTTKYLTGNGTVTGGCVVDSGNFDWSANDKFPSLSAPEPAYHGLKFHETFGGLAFTFHGIAIGLRDLGMTMNPQAAHYTLMGIETLSLRMQRHCENAKTVASWLEADDRVDYVTYAGLDSSPYAERAKTCYPKGTGGLFTFAVKGGYDACVKLVNALEIFSHVANLGDTRSLIIHSASTTHRQLTPEQQEAAGAGANVVRVSIGIENAEDLIADLDQALTQACS
- a CDS encoding SIMPL domain-containing protein (The SIMPL domain is named for its presence in mouse protein SIMPL (signalling molecule that associates with mouse pelle-like kinase). Bacterial member BP26, from Brucella, was shown to assemble into a channel-like structure, while YggE from E. coli has been associated with resistance to oxidative stress.); translation: MATALTGALTAALTAAAMTPAMAGDSPRVITVSGQGQVEAAPDMATITLGVTHDHQDAGQAMAEVSAAMGEMLQQLQDLGLEPRQIQTSRVTLHPIWSNQRRDTDSPPEITGFAASNAVSVRVLDLERLGPVLDAVVGSGANEFNGLQFGIQDPGPLESQARALAVRDAQVKARELAEASGVALGLVSSITEGFDGRVLPMQAAMSARKAGTAIAAGEMSVSVSVNMVFDILDLE